A region from the Nocardioides plantarum genome encodes:
- a CDS encoding FMN-binding glutamate synthase family protein, which yields MLRFYVLGVLVFLGAIATLAATLGGPGWFLVLAVAVALLLVGVHDLVQRQHAILRNYPVIGHMRFLMEGIRPELQQYFIERNFDGRPYDRNTRSSIYQRAKGEQEAQPFGTERDLYAVGYEYLVHSSRPVDPMPEPPRVRIGGPDCTRPYDMALLNVSAMSFGSLSGHAIQALNQGAAAGGFAHDTGEGAISPHHRHGGDLVWEIGSGYFGCRTPDGGFDAATFAAKAADPQVKMINLKLSQGAKPGLGGVLPGAKVDAEIAETRGVPIGRTVVSPAYHREFSTPRELVRFVARLRELADGKPVGFKLCLGSRVDLLAICKAMVEERITPDFIVVDGAEGGTGAAPMEYSDHVGMPLTEALMTVHNALVGAGLRDRVKVGASGKVATGVDVVKRIIQGADFTNAARSMMMAIGCIQAQTCHTNTCPVGVATQDPKRVRALDVPTKSQRVTSYQREVVAAATELVASMGLRSFDDLEPRMLRRRIDHGTIASYAELFDYLAPGQLLTDAPEAWRADWDLADPDRFTP from the coding sequence GTGCTGAGGTTCTACGTGCTGGGTGTCCTGGTGTTCCTCGGCGCGATCGCGACCCTGGCGGCGACCCTCGGCGGTCCCGGGTGGTTCCTGGTGCTGGCCGTCGCGGTCGCCCTGCTCCTGGTCGGCGTCCACGACCTGGTGCAGCGGCAGCACGCGATCCTGCGCAACTACCCGGTGATCGGGCACATGCGGTTCCTCATGGAGGGGATCCGGCCCGAGCTGCAGCAGTACTTCATCGAGCGCAACTTCGACGGCCGCCCCTACGACCGCAACACCCGCTCCTCGATCTACCAGCGCGCCAAGGGCGAGCAAGAGGCGCAGCCGTTCGGCACCGAGCGCGACCTGTACGCCGTCGGCTACGAGTACCTCGTCCACTCCAGCCGTCCCGTCGACCCGATGCCGGAGCCGCCGCGGGTGCGCATCGGCGGCCCCGACTGCACCCGGCCCTACGACATGGCGCTGCTCAACGTCAGCGCGATGAGCTTCGGCTCGCTGAGCGGCCACGCGATCCAGGCGCTCAACCAGGGCGCCGCGGCCGGTGGGTTCGCCCACGACACCGGCGAGGGCGCCATCAGCCCCCACCACCGCCACGGCGGCGACCTGGTCTGGGAGATCGGCTCGGGCTACTTCGGCTGCCGTACGCCGGACGGCGGCTTCGACGCGGCCACGTTCGCCGCCAAGGCGGCCGACCCCCAGGTCAAGATGATCAACCTCAAGCTCAGCCAGGGGGCCAAGCCCGGCCTGGGCGGGGTCCTGCCGGGCGCGAAGGTCGACGCCGAGATCGCCGAGACCCGCGGCGTGCCGATCGGGCGGACCGTCGTCTCCCCGGCCTACCACCGGGAGTTCTCGACCCCGCGCGAGCTGGTGCGCTTCGTGGCCCGGCTCCGCGAGCTCGCCGACGGCAAGCCGGTCGGCTTCAAGCTCTGCCTCGGCTCGCGGGTCGACCTGCTCGCGATCTGCAAGGCGATGGTCGAGGAGCGGATCACCCCCGACTTCATCGTGGTCGACGGTGCCGAGGGCGGCACCGGCGCGGCCCCGATGGAGTACTCCGACCACGTCGGGATGCCGCTCACGGAGGCCCTGATGACGGTGCACAACGCGCTGGTCGGCGCGGGGCTGCGCGACCGGGTCAAGGTCGGGGCCTCCGGCAAGGTCGCCACCGGCGTCGACGTCGTCAAGCGGATCATCCAGGGCGCCGACTTCACCAACGCCGCGCGCTCGATGATGATGGCGATCGGCTGCATCCAGGCCCAGACCTGCCACACCAACACCTGTCCCGTCGGTGTCGCGACCCAGGACCCCAAGCGCGTGCGCGCCCTCGACGTACCGACCAAGTCGCAGCGGGTGACCAGCTACCAGCGCGAGGTGGTCGCCGCTGCCACCGAGCTGGTCGCCTCGATGGGGCTGCGGTCCTTCGACGACCTCGAGCCGCGGATGCTCCGCCGCCGGATCGACCACGGCACCATCGCGTCGTACGCCGAGCTCTTCGACTACCTCGCGCCCGGGCAGCTGCTCACCGACGCGCCGGAGGCCTGGCGCGCCGACTGGGACCTCGCCGACCCCGACCGGTTCACCCCCTGA
- a CDS encoding phosphotransferase family protein, with product MSVRRPYPAPVGRTAQRLEWPHLPPALRAVIEGHLGTPVARAVSQTSGFTPGFASVLVGQDGTTHFVKAASLKAQRVFAESYREEARKLAGLPLGVPAPRLRWLHDPGGPDDWVVLGIEHVEGRAPVRPWTDADLAVSLDMLATTAARTTPPPGGLALDTFAAELAAWPAHWDYARSTFVLPHGDEAAALAARFAEVVGGDTVVHTDVRDDNILVRPDGTAVLCDWNWPVVGAAWLDSLLLLVGPRGDGLDVERVLAEHPTFAEVSAESVDIVLALVIGYFLKASDDPVPPTSPHLRDHQRWQGDVLWDWLCERRGWETGE from the coding sequence GTGAGCGTGCGTCGTCCCTACCCCGCGCCCGTCGGCCGTACGGCGCAGCGTCTCGAGTGGCCGCACCTGCCGCCGGCCCTGCGCGCGGTGATCGAGGGTCACCTCGGCACCCCGGTCGCGCGGGCGGTCTCGCAGACCTCGGGGTTCACACCGGGGTTCGCGTCGGTGCTGGTGGGCCAGGACGGGACGACCCACTTCGTGAAGGCGGCGTCGCTGAAGGCACAGCGGGTGTTCGCCGAGTCCTACCGCGAGGAGGCGCGCAAGCTGGCCGGCCTGCCCCTCGGCGTACCGGCTCCGCGACTGCGGTGGCTGCACGACCCCGGCGGGCCGGACGACTGGGTCGTCCTCGGCATCGAGCACGTCGAGGGCCGGGCGCCCGTGCGCCCCTGGACCGACGCCGACCTGGCGGTCTCGCTGGACATGCTCGCGACGACCGCGGCCCGGACGACCCCGCCGCCGGGCGGGCTCGCGCTCGACACCTTCGCGGCCGAGCTCGCCGCGTGGCCGGCCCACTGGGACTACGCGCGCTCGACGTTCGTGCTCCCCCACGGCGACGAAGCCGCGGCGCTGGCGGCGCGCTTCGCCGAGGTCGTCGGGGGCGACACGGTGGTCCACACCGACGTCCGCGACGACAACATCCTGGTCCGCCCCGACGGGACCGCGGTGCTGTGCGACTGGAACTGGCCCGTCGTGGGAGCCGCCTGGCTCGACTCCCTGCTCCTGCTCGTCGGCCCGCGGGGCGACGGGCTCGACGTCGAGCGGGTGCTCGCCGAGCACCCGACGTTCGCCGAGGTCTCGGCGGAGTCGGTCGACATCGTGCTCGCGCTGGTGATCGGCTACTTCCTCAAGGCCTCCGACGACCCCGTCCCCCCGACGTCGCCGCACCTCCGCGACCACCAGCGCTGGCAGGGCGACGTGCTCTGGGACTGGCTGTGCGAGCGGCGCGGGTGGGAGACCGGGGAGTGA
- a CDS encoding phosphotransferase, with translation MSAPRAAGTHLPYAAVPAPVRAWVESTLGSPVVSTLEQSGGMSPGCVTRLVCADGTRAFVKAVGSELNPDSPTLYRREVQALGLLGSHPLWADLLASYDDGAWVALLLEDVEGRHPDLGDDAEMAQLVEATDELGRVMRQRVPDPAGLAGDPGDGHPLYAPGLVNLRAVFASWVSGLDRAAEVPPDLMPRWVVEHAETLRPGVVALGDVPMDRLVHYDIRNDNLLRRPSGEIVVLDWGACGVGPAWLDPMLARLERVDRPWFDHSLAHSPALADAQEQVTSVLVGMGSHLALRAHTAVDVGLPALGTFRRQESARFLGAAARRLGIGVELGS, from the coding sequence GTGAGCGCTCCCCGCGCTGCAGGCACGCACCTGCCGTACGCCGCCGTCCCGGCGCCGGTGCGGGCGTGGGTCGAGTCCACCCTCGGCTCGCCGGTGGTCTCGACGCTCGAGCAGTCGGGTGGGATGTCGCCGGGCTGCGTGACCCGGCTGGTCTGCGCCGACGGCACGCGGGCGTTCGTCAAGGCCGTGGGGTCCGAGCTCAACCCCGACTCCCCCACCCTCTACCGGCGCGAGGTGCAGGCCCTGGGGCTGCTCGGCTCGCACCCCCTGTGGGCCGACCTCCTGGCGTCGTACGACGACGGGGCGTGGGTGGCGCTGCTGCTCGAGGACGTCGAGGGCCGCCACCCCGACCTCGGCGACGACGCCGAGATGGCGCAGCTGGTGGAGGCGACCGACGAGCTGGGACGGGTGATGCGGCAGCGGGTGCCGGATCCCGCCGGCCTGGCGGGCGACCCGGGTGACGGCCACCCGCTCTACGCACCCGGACTGGTCAATCTGCGCGCCGTGTTCGCGTCGTGGGTGAGCGGGCTCGACCGCGCCGCGGAGGTGCCGCCCGACCTGATGCCTCGCTGGGTCGTCGAGCACGCCGAGACCCTGCGGCCCGGGGTCGTCGCGCTGGGCGACGTACCGATGGACCGGCTGGTGCACTACGACATCCGCAACGACAACCTGCTGCGGCGCCCCAGCGGTGAGATCGTCGTCCTCGACTGGGGCGCGTGCGGCGTCGGACCGGCCTGGCTCGACCCGATGCTGGCGCGGTTGGAGCGGGTGGACCGGCCGTGGTTCGACCACTCCCTGGCGCATTCGCCCGCCCTCGCCGACGCGCAGGAGCAGGTCACCTCGGTGCTGGTCGGCATGGGGTCCCACCTCGCCCTGCGCGCCCACACGGCGGTCGACGTCGGGCTGCCCGCCCTGGGCACCTTCCGCCGTCAGGAGTCGGCACGGTTCCTCGGCGCCGCTGCCCGGCGCCTGGGGATCGGCGTCGAATTGGGTTCCTGA
- the rpsT gene encoding 30S ribosomal protein S20 has product MANIKSQIKRNKQNEKRHERNKAVKSGLKTVIRKFREAAESGDKDQALTLGREANRQLDKAASKGVIHKNQAANRKSAISKQSASL; this is encoded by the coding sequence GTGGCGAACATCAAGAGCCAGATCAAGCGCAACAAGCAGAACGAGAAGCGTCACGAGCGCAACAAGGCCGTCAAGTCCGGCCTCAAGACCGTGATCCGCAAGTTCCGCGAGGCCGCCGAGTCCGGCGACAAGGACCAGGCCCTCACGCTCGGCCGCGAGGCCAACCGTCAGCTCGACAAGGCCGCCTCCAAGGGCGTCATCCACAAGAACCAGGCCGCCAACCGCAAGTCGGCCATCTCCAAGCAGTCGGCGTCGCTCTGA
- the holA gene encoding DNA polymerase III subunit delta, which yields MRASDVLGRVILVTGKEEFLNARTVQTAREVVLAHDAQAEVADSLAADLSSATLGELTAPSLFSSTRFVVVRALEHLTEDAAPGLLDYAAAPVDDVALVLVHGGGAKGSGHLAKLRKLKTVTEHKSEEPKASEFPGFVTSEVRRHGASIDNDAARTLVDSVGQDLRSLAAAAHQLTNDFPGEKLTADKVARYFGGRAEAKSFVVADHAFSGRREQALEELRWALDNGTAAVLITSAFAGSARGLARYKGAPRGLREADLARDVGVPPWKLKTIRGQAQSWSESGLARAIRAVAQADADVKGASSDAAYALERLVLTVAALRD from the coding sequence ATGCGAGCCAGCGACGTGCTGGGCCGGGTCATCCTGGTCACCGGCAAGGAGGAGTTCCTCAACGCGCGCACGGTCCAGACGGCGCGCGAGGTCGTCCTGGCCCACGATGCCCAGGCCGAGGTGGCCGACAGCCTCGCCGCCGACCTGAGCTCGGCGACCCTCGGCGAGCTCACGGCGCCGTCGTTGTTCTCCTCGACCCGGTTCGTGGTGGTCCGCGCCCTCGAGCACCTCACCGAGGACGCCGCGCCCGGCCTGCTGGACTACGCCGCCGCGCCGGTCGACGACGTGGCCCTGGTGCTGGTCCACGGCGGGGGCGCCAAGGGGTCAGGCCACCTCGCCAAGCTGCGCAAGCTCAAGACGGTCACCGAGCACAAGTCCGAGGAGCCAAAGGCCTCGGAGTTCCCCGGCTTCGTCACCTCCGAGGTACGCCGTCACGGCGCGAGCATCGACAACGACGCCGCCCGCACCCTCGTCGACTCCGTGGGCCAGGACCTGCGCTCCCTCGCGGCCGCGGCCCACCAGCTGACCAACGACTTCCCCGGCGAGAAGCTCACCGCCGACAAGGTCGCGCGCTACTTCGGCGGTCGCGCCGAGGCCAAGTCGTTCGTGGTCGCCGACCACGCGTTCTCCGGACGTCGCGAGCAGGCCCTCGAGGAGCTGCGCTGGGCCCTCGACAACGGCACCGCCGCGGTGCTCATCACCTCCGCCTTCGCCGGCAGCGCCCGCGGGCTGGCCCGCTACAAGGGCGCGCCACGGGGCCTGCGCGAGGCCGACCTGGCCCGCGACGTCGGCGTCCCGCCCTGGAAGCTCAAGACGATCCGCGGCCAGGCCCAGTCGTGGTCCGAGTCCGGTCTGGCACGCGCGATCCGTGCCGTCGCCCAGGCCGACGCCGACGTCAAGGGCGCGTCCAGCGACGCGGCGTACGCCCTGGAGCGGCTGGTCTTGACCGTCGCCGCCCTGCGCGACTGA
- a CDS encoding ComEC/Rec2 family competence protein — MPSIADESPADHEEARAPDAERLRADLRMPLLAAAAWAGGLAALHLPRAGACLAVLVAGLGLLAVARVRGRPGEVATVLAALLLAAGVLASAVVRAEAVGQSPVADLAREGAVVEFLGVLTSDPRPVRSPYGDQVAVRLEVHEVVGRGRVHRVAVPVLVLGDPAWAGEPLGATVRTGGRLAVPDGGESDLAGLLTGASAPTQVRAPDLWWRAAGAVRASIRASVAHRPADQRALVPALVDGDDTALDPDLEADFRTTGLTHLTAVSGTNLTLVVGFLLVLARWCRVRGRWLVLVAVLGILGFVLLARTEPSVLRAAAMGTVGLVAMGSNGRRRATRGLAVAVVVLLLVQPTLAGSAGFVLSTLATAGIVLLAPGWRDAMAQWLPRWLAEALAVPGAAQVACTPVVAALSGQVSLVAVLTNLLVSPVVGPATVLGLAGGLVGLVSAPLGRLLGTGAGWCVGWIAEVARTGADLPLAALDWGTDAWSLAVLTACCVALTLLAPVVLRSARLTVPLAVVAVVVTTVPLPTPGWPAAGWVLAMCDVGQGDALVLNAGPGAGVVVDAGPDPALVDGCLDRLDVERVPLLVLTHFHADHVDGLAGVLDGRETGAVWTTSLLDPPAAVDDVVAQSAAAGVVPTLPARGASRFGAVVVQAVWPRPGPPVAGPGDGSTANDASVVLVAEVGGVRVLLTGDVEPPGQAALARALPGLDVDVLKVPHHGSRYQDLPWLLSVRAEVALVSVGADNDYGHPSRDVVDALTDAGTDVFRTDEGGDLLVVPTGGGGVRVRSRGG; from the coding sequence GTGCCGAGCATCGCCGACGAGTCCCCGGCCGACCACGAGGAGGCCCGCGCGCCCGATGCCGAGCGGCTCCGGGCCGACCTGCGGATGCCGTTGCTGGCCGCGGCGGCCTGGGCTGGCGGCCTGGCGGCTCTCCACCTGCCGAGGGCCGGCGCCTGCCTCGCCGTCCTGGTCGCCGGCCTCGGGCTCCTGGCCGTCGCCCGGGTGCGGGGCCGGCCCGGTGAGGTCGCGACGGTCCTCGCCGCCCTGCTCCTCGCCGCGGGCGTCCTGGCCTCCGCCGTGGTGCGGGCCGAGGCGGTCGGGCAGAGCCCGGTCGCCGACCTCGCGCGGGAGGGTGCGGTGGTGGAGTTCCTCGGGGTCCTCACCTCCGACCCCCGCCCGGTCAGGAGCCCCTACGGCGACCAGGTCGCCGTCCGTCTCGAGGTGCACGAGGTCGTCGGTCGCGGCCGGGTGCACCGGGTGGCGGTCCCGGTGCTGGTGCTCGGTGACCCCGCCTGGGCCGGGGAGCCACTGGGCGCCACCGTGCGAACCGGTGGGCGGCTCGCCGTCCCCGACGGTGGCGAGAGTGACCTCGCCGGGCTGCTGACGGGTGCCTCGGCCCCGACGCAGGTGCGTGCTCCCGACCTCTGGTGGCGTGCGGCCGGCGCCGTACGCGCCTCGATCCGTGCGTCGGTGGCCCACCGTCCCGCCGACCAGCGCGCGCTCGTGCCCGCCCTGGTCGACGGCGACGACACCGCCCTCGACCCCGATCTCGAGGCCGACTTCCGTACGACGGGACTGACCCACCTGACGGCCGTCAGCGGCACCAACCTGACCCTCGTCGTGGGCTTCCTGCTCGTCCTGGCGCGCTGGTGCCGGGTCCGCGGGCGCTGGCTGGTGCTCGTCGCCGTCCTCGGCATCCTCGGGTTCGTACTCCTCGCCCGCACCGAGCCCAGCGTGCTGCGAGCCGCAGCGATGGGCACGGTCGGGCTGGTCGCCATGGGCTCCAACGGACGTCGCCGGGCGACCCGCGGTCTCGCGGTGGCCGTCGTCGTCCTGCTGCTGGTGCAGCCCACGTTGGCCGGGTCGGCGGGCTTCGTGCTGTCCACGCTGGCGACCGCCGGGATCGTGCTGCTCGCCCCGGGGTGGCGCGACGCGATGGCGCAGTGGCTGCCGCGCTGGCTCGCCGAGGCCCTCGCCGTACCGGGGGCCGCCCAGGTGGCGTGCACCCCCGTCGTGGCCGCGCTCTCGGGTCAGGTCAGCCTGGTGGCGGTCCTGACCAACCTGCTGGTCTCCCCGGTCGTGGGCCCTGCGACCGTGCTCGGGCTCGCCGGGGGACTCGTCGGGCTGGTGTCCGCCCCGCTCGGACGCCTGCTCGGCACCGGCGCGGGGTGGTGCGTCGGCTGGATCGCCGAGGTGGCCCGCACCGGGGCCGACCTCCCGCTCGCCGCGCTCGACTGGGGTACCGACGCCTGGTCGTTGGCGGTGCTCACGGCGTGCTGCGTCGCCCTCACGCTGCTGGCTCCGGTCGTGCTGCGCTCGGCCCGGCTCACCGTCCCCCTCGCTGTGGTGGCCGTCGTGGTGACGACCGTCCCGCTGCCGACGCCGGGATGGCCGGCGGCGGGCTGGGTGCTGGCGATGTGCGACGTGGGCCAGGGTGACGCGTTGGTGCTCAACGCGGGACCCGGTGCCGGGGTGGTGGTCGACGCCGGACCCGACCCCGCGCTGGTCGACGGGTGCCTCGACCGCCTCGACGTCGAGCGTGTGCCGCTGCTGGTGTTGACCCACTTCCATGCCGACCACGTCGACGGGTTGGCCGGGGTCCTCGACGGCCGCGAGACAGGGGCGGTGTGGACCACGTCGCTGCTCGACCCGCCCGCCGCGGTCGACGACGTCGTGGCCCAGAGCGCTGCGGCGGGGGTGGTGCCGACCCTGCCGGCCCGGGGCGCGAGCCGGTTCGGCGCCGTGGTCGTCCAGGCGGTCTGGCCGCGTCCGGGCCCGCCGGTGGCCGGTCCGGGCGACGGGAGCACCGCCAACGACGCGAGCGTCGTGCTGGTGGCCGAGGTCGGCGGGGTCCGGGTGCTGCTCACCGGCGACGTGGAGCCGCCCGGGCAGGCGGCGCTCGCCCGGGCCCTCCCGGGGCTCGACGTCGACGTCCTCAAGGTGCCCCACCACGGCTCGCGCTACCAGGACCTGCCGTGGCTGCTCTCCGTGCGCGCCGAGGTGGCGCTGGTCTCGGTGGGTGCCGACAACGACTACGGGCACCCCTCGCGCGACGTCGTCGACGCGCTGACCGACGCCGGCACCGACGTGTTCCGCACCGACGAGGGCGGCGACCTGCTCGTCGTACCCACGGGTGGGGGCGGGGTCCGGGTGCGCTCGCGCGGGGGGTGA
- a CDS encoding ComEA family DNA-binding protein — translation MRSRRPSPEHQEAVSRRLALLSEQLASTRQEAPAVGDEWWGEHTRVAPLRPALHVVSPPLEEAVREEPVREEPVREEPATPWGELVPDRHHDPAPVMVPVPGRHADRRRLTWSAVLPETLRGRVALGPGPVAVVAVLVAVGLGWTCWQVVRDDPGPSSPVPVASAASPAGDLVPVGAAPASSAPAEGSTSAGAAGGAAAATVTVDVAGRVRRPGIVVLDAGSRVVDALKKAGGARGSVDLTTLNLARPLVDGEQILVGVEGAAAPPSPVATSGAGGGGGGGAPAALVDLNLADQAQLEGLPEIGPVTAAAIVRWRDEHGGFSAVTELLEVDGIGDATLATLTPLVTV, via the coding sequence ATGCGCAGCCGTCGACCCAGCCCCGAGCACCAGGAAGCCGTCTCCCGGCGGCTCGCCCTGCTCTCCGAGCAGCTGGCGAGCACCCGGCAGGAGGCGCCGGCCGTCGGTGACGAGTGGTGGGGCGAGCACACCCGGGTCGCCCCGCTGCGCCCGGCACTCCACGTCGTGTCCCCTCCATTGGAGGAGGCGGTACGGGAGGAGCCGGTGCGGGAGGAGCCGGTGCGGGAGGAGCCGGCGACGCCGTGGGGCGAGCTCGTGCCCGACCGGCACCACGATCCCGCCCCCGTGATGGTGCCGGTGCCGGGTCGACATGCCGACCGACGACGGTTGACCTGGTCGGCGGTGCTGCCCGAGACGCTGCGCGGCCGGGTGGCCCTCGGGCCCGGGCCGGTCGCCGTCGTCGCGGTGCTGGTCGCCGTGGGGCTGGGCTGGACCTGCTGGCAGGTGGTCCGCGACGACCCCGGGCCGTCGTCCCCGGTCCCCGTCGCGAGTGCCGCGAGTCCCGCCGGCGACCTCGTCCCGGTCGGCGCCGCGCCCGCGTCGTCGGCCCCGGCCGAGGGGAGCACCAGCGCGGGTGCGGCCGGGGGTGCCGCTGCGGCCACGGTCACCGTCGACGTGGCCGGCCGTGTGCGTCGGCCCGGCATCGTCGTCCTCGATGCCGGCTCGCGGGTGGTCGACGCGCTGAAGAAGGCCGGGGGAGCCCGTGGCTCGGTCGACCTGACCACGCTCAACCTGGCCCGGCCCCTGGTCGACGGGGAGCAGATCCTCGTCGGGGTCGAGGGGGCTGCCGCGCCGCCATCCCCGGTCGCCACCAGCGGCGCGGGCGGTGGTGGTGGTGGTGGAGCGCCCGCCGCGCTGGTCGACCTCAACCTCGCCGACCAGGCCCAGCTCGAGGGCCTGCCCGAGATCGGGCCGGTGACCGCAGCCGCCATCGTGCGGTGGCGCGACGAGCACGGAGGGTTCAGCGCGGTCACCGAGCTGCTCGAGGTCGACGGCATCGGCGACGCCACGTTGGCGACGCTGACACCGCTGGTGACGGTGTGA
- a CDS encoding DegV family protein codes for MPSVVVVTDSTASLPPEVAEARGIVVVPLQVVIGADSYDEDSEEASPERVAAALKEFRPVSTSRPAPEVFREVYARLAAEGADAIVSVHISGDMSGTFESAQVAARGGPVPVTCVDSRQVGVATGYAALAAAQAAAAGATAAEAAAAARERAAACSSYFYVDTLEYLRRGGRIGAAAALLGGALAVKPLLTIEGGVVSSLERVRTSARALARLGELAVAAAGDEQVDVCVAHLANPDRAAALADTLGERLADQLGGREVWCAEIGAVLGAHVGPGMIAVCVAPAG; via the coding sequence ATGCCATCGGTCGTCGTCGTCACCGACTCGACGGCGAGCCTGCCTCCCGAGGTCGCCGAGGCGCGCGGCATCGTCGTGGTGCCCCTGCAGGTCGTGATCGGCGCCGACTCCTACGACGAGGACTCCGAGGAGGCCTCGCCCGAGCGCGTCGCCGCGGCGCTCAAGGAGTTCCGGCCGGTCAGCACGTCGCGCCCTGCCCCCGAGGTGTTCCGCGAGGTCTACGCCCGCCTCGCCGCCGAGGGGGCCGACGCGATCGTGTCGGTCCACATCTCCGGCGACATGAGCGGCACCTTCGAGTCCGCGCAGGTCGCTGCGCGCGGTGGTCCGGTGCCGGTGACGTGCGTCGACAGCCGCCAGGTCGGCGTCGCCACCGGGTACGCCGCCCTCGCGGCCGCGCAGGCCGCCGCGGCCGGGGCCACCGCCGCTGAGGCGGCCGCGGCCGCGCGTGAGCGGGCAGCCGCGTGCTCGTCGTACTTCTACGTCGACACGCTCGAGTACCTGCGCCGTGGCGGTCGGATCGGGGCCGCGGCCGCGCTGCTCGGCGGGGCCCTCGCGGTGAAGCCGCTGCTGACCATCGAGGGCGGCGTCGTCTCCTCCCTCGAGCGGGTGCGCACCTCTGCGCGCGCGCTCGCGCGGCTCGGCGAGCTGGCCGTCGCCGCGGCCGGCGACGAGCAGGTCGACGTGTGCGTCGCGCACCTCGCCAACCCCGATCGCGCCGCGGCGCTCGCGGACACGCTGGGCGAGCGGCTGGCCGACCAGCTCGGCGGACGCGAGGTCTGGTGCGCCGAGATCGGCGCCGTGCTGGGCGCGCACGTCGGCCCGGGGATGATCGCCGTCTGCGTGGCCCCGGCCGGGTAG